In Synechococcus sp. CB0101, a genomic segment contains:
- the ppk1 gene encoding polyphosphate kinase 1 — MTSAQLAHELYLNRELSWIKFNERVLAQALNPRTPLLEQAKFSAIFSNNLDEFFMVRVASLQSQLHAGVQSLSEDGRTPRQQLDAIREQLEPLLLRQQDHYRHSLKSSLAEQGILLLDYDDLSRKQKDWANSYFHTSVFPVLTPLAVDPAHPFPFISNLSLNIAVTIRDPNTQQQQFARIKVPQKNLPRFVSIPPELHGGRTPQPLFMGLPLEQLVAFNLQRLFPGMLIEGHHFFRVTRDADLELRELEADDLMEALEQGLRKRRMGGEVVRLEVADEMPAELVEQLMRGMEVDDFDVYRINGPLGLDDLMGLLAINAPHLKDAPFRGRTPKQLRTTQSSQLEDGSLQYQDFESIFRVIRRGDVLLHHPFDLFSTSVEEFINQAADDPHVLAIKMTLYRVSKNSPIIAALIRAAENGKQVMTLVELKARFDEDNNIQWARQLERSGVHVVYGVLGLKTHTKITLVVRREQENLQGYCHIGTGNYNSKTSSLYTDLGVLSCNNELVSDLVDLFNYLTGFSKQQEFRRLLVAPVTLRRRMQELIQREIEHARAGRPAAIKAKMNALVDPGIIALLYEASQAGVSVDLVVRGMCSLRPGLPGVSENIRVISVIGRLLEHSRLFWFANNGEAELFLGSADWMPRNLDRRVEAVVPVLDPNISLQLEWLLQLYLDDAHGWLMQPDGSYIERDAEAKGPVAQQELMELWSLRSAPAEALAKWESSPGAVPTPVPSAPVGDDPTTTAQSAPVVQAGD; from the coding sequence ATGACTTCCGCTCAGCTGGCCCACGAGCTGTATCTCAACCGTGAGCTGAGCTGGATCAAGTTCAACGAGCGTGTGCTGGCGCAGGCCCTGAATCCACGCACACCTCTGCTGGAGCAGGCCAAGTTCAGCGCCATCTTCAGCAACAACCTTGATGAATTCTTCATGGTGCGGGTGGCCTCATTGCAGTCGCAGCTGCATGCAGGCGTGCAAAGCCTTAGTGAAGATGGACGCACGCCAAGACAACAACTGGATGCGATCCGCGAGCAGCTCGAGCCTCTGCTGCTTCGGCAGCAGGATCACTACCGCCACAGCCTCAAAAGCAGCCTGGCCGAGCAAGGCATTCTTCTGCTCGATTACGACGATCTCTCCCGCAAGCAGAAAGACTGGGCCAACAGCTACTTCCACACCAGTGTCTTCCCCGTTCTCACCCCACTGGCGGTTGACCCAGCCCACCCATTTCCATTCATCAGCAATCTCAGCTTGAACATTGCGGTCACCATTCGTGACCCCAACACCCAACAACAACAATTCGCGCGGATCAAAGTTCCCCAGAAAAACCTGCCGCGCTTTGTGAGCATCCCGCCTGAATTGCATGGTGGGCGAACACCCCAACCTCTGTTCATGGGCTTGCCACTGGAGCAGCTGGTGGCCTTCAACCTGCAGCGCCTATTCCCGGGGATGCTGATCGAAGGCCATCACTTCTTCCGGGTCACCCGTGACGCCGATCTGGAGCTGCGGGAGCTCGAAGCCGACGATCTGATGGAGGCTCTGGAGCAAGGCCTGCGCAAGCGGCGCATGGGGGGCGAAGTGGTGCGCCTGGAGGTGGCCGACGAGATGCCAGCTGAACTGGTGGAGCAGCTGATGCGCGGCATGGAGGTGGACGACTTTGACGTGTACCGGATCAATGGCCCACTCGGCTTGGATGATCTGATGGGCCTTCTGGCGATCAACGCGCCCCACCTCAAAGACGCCCCTTTTCGGGGCCGAACCCCCAAGCAGCTGCGCACCACCCAAAGCAGCCAGCTGGAGGATGGCTCGCTGCAATACCAGGATTTTGAAAGCATCTTCCGCGTGATCCGCCGCGGCGATGTGTTGCTGCATCACCCGTTTGATCTGTTCTCCACCTCCGTGGAGGAGTTCATCAACCAAGCCGCTGATGATCCCCACGTGCTGGCGATCAAGATGACGCTCTATCGCGTGTCGAAAAACTCACCGATCATTGCCGCCCTCATTCGCGCTGCCGAGAACGGCAAGCAGGTGATGACCCTGGTGGAACTCAAGGCCCGCTTTGACGAAGACAACAACATCCAGTGGGCCCGGCAACTGGAGCGCTCCGGTGTGCATGTGGTGTACGGCGTGTTAGGCCTGAAGACCCACACCAAAATCACCCTGGTGGTGCGACGCGAGCAGGAGAACCTGCAGGGCTACTGCCACATCGGAACGGGCAACTACAACTCCAAAACATCCAGTCTTTACACCGATCTCGGCGTCCTCAGCTGCAACAACGAGCTGGTGAGCGACCTGGTGGATCTGTTCAACTACCTCACCGGTTTCTCCAAGCAGCAGGAGTTCCGCCGCCTATTGGTGGCCCCCGTGACCCTGCGGCGGCGCATGCAGGAATTGATTCAGCGGGAGATCGAGCACGCGCGCGCCGGTCGGCCGGCCGCCATCAAAGCCAAGATGAATGCATTGGTGGATCCAGGCATCATCGCCTTGCTCTATGAAGCCTCTCAAGCTGGGGTGAGCGTAGATCTGGTGGTGCGGGGCATGTGCAGCCTGCGCCCCGGCCTGCCCGGAGTGAGCGAGAACATTCGCGTGATCAGCGTGATCGGACGACTGCTCGAGCATTCACGCCTCTTCTGGTTTGCCAACAACGGCGAAGCCGAGCTGTTCCTCGGCAGTGCCGACTGGATGCCCCGCAATCTGGATCGCCGGGTGGAAGCGGTGGTGCCGGTGCTTGATCCCAACATCAGCCTGCAACTGGAGTGGTTGTTGCAGCTTTATCTCGACGATGCCCATGGCTGGCTGATGCAACCTGACGGCAGCTACATCGAGCGTGATGCCGAAGCCAAGGGCCCCGTGGCGCAGCAGGAGCTGATGGAGTTGTGGTCGCTCAGAAGCGCTCCGGCTGAGGCACTTGCCAAGTGGGAATCAAGCCCTGGCGCTGTGCCAACACCTGTGCCTTCCGCTCCAGTTGGCGACGATCCAACCACCACAGCCCAAAGCGCCCCTGTTGTGCAAGCCGGCGACTGA
- a CDS encoding phosphatase PAP2 family protein, whose translation MTPVPARCFAPRRLIASFTVLAGLAAPLTARAESGALSVPTLTADPLSRVVGLPPAAGSAAAREDLAILLWLQQARTPEIVSGSWALLERNPTAFSRALGVDMVRTTPLLNAALKAFLKPVDGLKDQIKDRVNRPRPFVSHPQIIPCLPLESSASFPSGHSTWYRAASELLADLLPERRSRLLELGRHGGNSRVLCGMHYPSDVEAGQRLGAAAANQLIQSPQWRAFKADPAVQAELDQVRKAPASALPVLVH comes from the coding sequence ATGACTCCCGTTCCTGCTCGTTGCTTCGCCCCCCGTCGGCTAATCGCCTCCTTCACTGTGCTGGCCGGTTTGGCGGCACCGCTCACGGCTCGAGCTGAATCGGGGGCCTTGTCAGTGCCAACGCTCACCGCCGATCCCCTCAGCCGTGTGGTGGGGCTGCCGCCTGCTGCAGGAAGTGCAGCGGCACGGGAGGATCTGGCCATTCTGCTTTGGCTGCAACAGGCGCGTACTCCAGAGATTGTGAGTGGCAGTTGGGCGCTGCTGGAGCGCAATCCCACCGCCTTCAGCCGTGCTCTCGGTGTCGACATGGTGCGCACCACCCCTTTGCTGAATGCCGCACTCAAAGCTTTTCTCAAGCCGGTGGATGGCCTCAAGGATCAAATCAAGGACCGCGTGAATCGGCCCCGTCCATTTGTGAGTCATCCCCAGATCATTCCCTGCTTGCCTTTGGAGTCGAGTGCGTCGTTCCCCTCAGGACACTCCACCTGGTATCGCGCTGCCTCAGAGCTCTTGGCTGATCTGTTGCCCGAGCGGCGCTCCAGGCTGCTTGAGCTTGGGCGCCATGGCGGCAACAGCCGTGTGCTGTGCGGGATGCACTACCCCTCAGATGTGGAGGCCGGTCAGCGTCTCGGTGCTGCCGCGGCCAACCAGCTGATTCAGTCGCCCCAGTGGCGCGCGTTCAAAGCTGATCCAGCCGTGCAGGCTGAATTGGATCAGGTGCGCAAGGCGCCGGCTTCAGCTTTACCCGTGCTGGTGCATTGA
- a CDS encoding NAD(P)/FAD-dependent oxidoreductase has product MAERFFLELESPETSSWPHVVVVGGGFAGLRVCRALKGAKVRVTLIDKRNFNLFAPLLYQVATGLVSRGDVAIPLRMLVGDQANLQILLGEVTQIDPAERSIAFNGTHLRYDHLVLATGSGSTYLGHEEWRALAPPMKILEHAEEIRRRLLMALEEAERTVDPKQRQFLQTVVVVGSGPSGCELAGSVAELMRRALAKDFRRVDPEQTRVVLVVSGGRVLKELPELLSEAASADLRAKGIELVPGRVVAMQPGEVVIRCADEQELPVQAANVFWTAGVRASKLGQRLADATGCALDRGGRVIVEPDFSIAGYPDIRVVGDLCHYAHASSDGQAIPGMAGPATQMGQWVGREIRAQLEGRAHAPFRYVDFGSMAVLGRLSAVANLRGIKLAGFPGWVLWALAHLAFMPDDENRITLLVKWLWAIVSEQRSSLLITGLPNDVQPGQGTAPFPMGWDNEPSFADLLGPMAEAVEQFQQREQQKALSEC; this is encoded by the coding sequence ATGGCCGAGCGCTTTTTTCTAGAGCTTGAGTCACCCGAAACATCCTCATGGCCCCATGTGGTGGTGGTGGGAGGAGGTTTTGCTGGGTTACGGGTGTGCCGGGCACTCAAAGGCGCCAAGGTGCGTGTCACCTTGATCGACAAGCGCAACTTCAATCTCTTCGCACCGTTGCTGTATCAGGTGGCCACGGGATTGGTCTCCCGCGGTGATGTGGCGATCCCGCTGCGGATGCTCGTGGGTGATCAGGCCAATCTGCAGATCCTGTTGGGGGAGGTCACGCAGATTGATCCAGCTGAACGCAGCATTGCCTTCAACGGCACCCATCTGCGCTACGACCACCTGGTGCTCGCGACCGGTTCCGGCAGCACCTATCTCGGCCATGAGGAATGGCGGGCTTTAGCTCCGCCCATGAAAATTCTGGAGCACGCCGAGGAAATTCGCCGCCGTTTGCTCATGGCGCTTGAAGAAGCGGAGCGCACGGTGGATCCGAAGCAGCGCCAGTTTTTGCAAACCGTGGTGGTGGTGGGCAGTGGCCCCTCCGGCTGCGAATTGGCGGGCTCGGTTGCTGAGCTGATGCGGCGTGCATTGGCGAAGGATTTTCGCCGTGTCGATCCTGAACAGACCCGTGTGGTGCTGGTTGTCTCCGGTGGGCGTGTGCTCAAGGAGCTGCCCGAGTTGTTGTCGGAGGCTGCATCGGCAGACCTGCGCGCCAAGGGCATCGAGCTGGTTCCTGGCCGTGTTGTGGCCATGCAACCCGGCGAGGTGGTGATCCGCTGCGCTGATGAACAGGAGCTCCCAGTGCAGGCGGCCAATGTGTTCTGGACGGCTGGTGTGCGGGCTTCGAAGCTGGGCCAGCGCTTGGCGGATGCCACCGGTTGCGCGCTGGATCGTGGCGGGCGGGTGATCGTGGAGCCTGATTTCTCCATTGCCGGCTATCCCGACATCCGTGTGGTGGGTGACCTCTGCCACTACGCCCACGCCAGCTCAGACGGCCAAGCCATCCCCGGGATGGCGGGGCCTGCCACACAGATGGGCCAATGGGTGGGCCGGGAGATCCGCGCCCAGCTCGAAGGGCGCGCTCACGCCCCCTTCCGCTACGTGGATTTCGGCAGCATGGCTGTGCTGGGCCGCCTGAGTGCTGTGGCCAACCTGCGGGGCATCAAGCTCGCAGGCTTTCCGGGTTGGGTGCTCTGGGCCTTGGCCCACCTCGCGTTTATGCCCGACGACGAAAACCGCATCACCCTGCTGGTGAAGTGGCTGTGGGCGATCGTGAGTGAGCAGCGCAGTTCGTTGCTGATCACGGGTCTGCCCAATGATGTGCAACCAGGCCAGGGCACGGCTCCCTTCCCGATGGGCTGGGACAACGAACCTTCATTCGCTGATCTACTGGGTCCGATGGCGGAGGCGGTGGAGCAGTTCCAGCAGCGAGAGCAACAAAAAGCCTTGAGCGAATGTTGA
- a CDS encoding MFS transporter — protein MGHPKTVQAFIEEIPSWDDGDHLAGPPLSSMQWLVWGLATAGKFFEGMIVFMQGVGLPLISEEFALTDIDKGLITAATLAGILFGALFLGGLADRLGRKPVFIGEMVLLLIALLVAAFAPSKEVLIGSLFVTGLALGADYPTAHLVISESIPASIRGRLVLGAFSFQAVGAVLGTAIAAVILGAKPDLDAWRLFYLVPVIPVAAVIWGRLFLPESSHWLVTRGLTAKAEKQLRKLLNRQHLQLKSVQVESESGRPQRKGSWEQLFIGKYLRGTILTSLPWFLQDLSTYGIGIFTPVIIGLAFGKASHEHNVASVIHADLIGARGTALIDVGFLVGIAVAIVLADRWGRIPLQVIGFIGCAVGLLLAALGGGGNQSTDHLVLIVAGFLIFQFMTNFGPNATTYLLAGEVFPTRIRGLGAGFAAASGKVGAVLTAFFFPTLLKSWGTERLLMVLVITSLLGAVVTWLYRIETKGLDMETL, from the coding sequence ATGGGCCACCCCAAGACCGTTCAGGCGTTCATTGAGGAAATACCCAGCTGGGACGACGGCGACCATCTGGCTGGTCCGCCGCTTTCCTCGATGCAGTGGCTGGTTTGGGGGCTCGCCACCGCTGGCAAGTTTTTCGAGGGCATGATCGTCTTCATGCAAGGCGTCGGCCTGCCCCTGATCAGTGAGGAGTTTGCGCTCACCGATATCGATAAGGGATTGATCACGGCGGCCACCCTGGCGGGAATCCTGTTTGGTGCCCTCTTCCTCGGTGGGCTCGCGGATCGGCTGGGCCGCAAACCTGTCTTCATCGGCGAGATGGTGTTGCTGTTGATCGCCTTGCTTGTGGCGGCCTTTGCGCCGTCCAAGGAGGTGTTGATCGGCAGCCTGTTCGTCACCGGCCTCGCTCTCGGTGCTGATTACCCCACGGCGCACCTGGTGATTTCGGAGAGCATTCCCGCCTCCATTCGTGGTCGGCTGGTGCTGGGTGCCTTCAGTTTTCAGGCCGTGGGTGCTGTACTCGGCACGGCCATCGCGGCCGTGATCTTGGGCGCGAAACCCGATCTCGATGCGTGGCGCCTGTTTTATCTCGTGCCGGTCATCCCGGTGGCAGCCGTGATCTGGGGGCGTCTGTTCCTGCCCGAAAGCAGTCATTGGTTGGTGACGCGCGGACTCACCGCCAAGGCTGAGAAGCAGTTGCGCAAGTTGCTCAACCGGCAGCATCTCCAACTCAAAAGCGTTCAAGTGGAGAGCGAGTCTGGGCGCCCTCAGCGCAAGGGTTCCTGGGAGCAGCTGTTCATCGGCAAGTATCTGCGGGGCACGATCCTTACCTCGCTTCCCTGGTTCCTGCAGGATCTGTCCACCTACGGGATCGGCATTTTCACACCCGTGATCATTGGCCTGGCCTTTGGAAAAGCCAGCCATGAACACAACGTGGCTTCCGTCATCCACGCCGATCTGATCGGTGCACGGGGCACCGCTCTGATTGATGTGGGCTTCCTCGTGGGAATTGCGGTGGCCATTGTGCTTGCCGATCGCTGGGGGCGTATCCCGCTTCAGGTGATCGGATTCATCGGCTGCGCCGTTGGCTTGTTGTTGGCGGCACTGGGTGGGGGAGGCAACCAATCCACGGATCATCTGGTGTTGATCGTGGCTGGTTTCTTGATCTTCCAGTTCATGACCAACTTCGGCCCCAACGCCACCACTTATCTCCTGGCTGGAGAGGTGTTCCCTACCCGCATCCGCGGCCTGGGTGCTGGCTTTGCTGCCGCGAGCGGCAAGGTTGGTGCAGTGCTCACCGCTTTTTTCTTCCCCACGTTGCTGAAATCCTGGGGCACGGAGCGGTTGTTGATGGTCCTGGTGATCACCTCCTTGCTGGGAGCGGTTGTGACCTGGCTCTACCGGATTGAAACCAAAGGTCTGGATATGGAAACGCTCTGA
- a CDS encoding glycogen/starch/alpha-glucan phosphorylase, translating into MTISPQVALPASYGDAQRTGLTSDDLFDGITEHLFFSQGASTSSPSDHDLYMALSYAVRDRLMARHLAYKDLQRQHPTKSVAYLSAEFLIGPQLGNNLLMLGIRQEAQDAMARFGVSNLDRILAVEEEPGLGNGGLGRLAACYVESLASLEIPATGYGIRYEFGIFDQLIENGWQVEITDKWLKGGWPWEVVYPYKSCRVGFGGSTRTFHDSDGRLRVRWEPAEQALGIPHDVPVLGYGVNTCGRVRLWRAVATESFDFRAFNSGDYHAAVEDKVNSETLSKVLYPNDGTDAGRRLRLKQQHFFVSCSLQDMLRSLQEREIPIAEFEHHWTVQLNDTHPAIAVAELMRLLVDEHQLDWDQAWGITTRSLAYTNHTLLPEALECWGLGLFASLLPRHLQIIFELNSRFLQQVRLRYPGRDDILSRVSLIDERGGKAVRMAHLAALGSHHINGVAALHSQLVQRDLFPEFAALWPEKFTNVTNGVTPRRWLALANPPLAALLGECLGQGWPVQPQRWSELERLADDSSFLDRWGACKLAAKRQLSSLIAERHDLLVDPTSLFDVQVKRIHEYKRQHLNALQVIARYLRIKKGLTEGMVPRTVVFAGKAAPGYYLAKLIIRLINGIADVVNRDPDCKDLLKVVFLADFNVKLAEKIYPAADLSEQISTAGLEASGTGNMKFMMNGAITLGTLDGANVEILEQVGHEHFELFGLSTDEVAAWRDSGYRPWEVLQGLPMLQEVVELLYSGHFSEGDRGLFAPLLDGLLHSDPFFVLGDFDAYQQAQQRIDGRWLDPTGWRRSSLMNTARSGFFSSDRSVQEYADRVWKVKPLPVELACSLAEQPAASTSD; encoded by the coding sequence ATGACCATCTCCCCTCAAGTTGCGCTGCCAGCCAGTTATGGCGATGCCCAGCGCACCGGTCTGACCTCGGATGACCTATTCGACGGCATTACCGAGCATCTGTTCTTCAGCCAGGGGGCGAGCACGTCGTCTCCCAGCGATCACGACCTGTACATGGCGCTGAGCTACGCCGTGCGTGATCGCCTGATGGCACGGCATCTGGCCTACAAGGATCTGCAGCGCCAACATCCCACCAAATCGGTGGCCTATCTATCGGCCGAATTCCTGATTGGCCCCCAGCTCGGGAACAACCTGCTGATGTTGGGGATCCGGCAGGAGGCCCAAGACGCGATGGCCCGTTTTGGGGTGAGCAATCTCGACCGCATCCTGGCGGTGGAGGAGGAGCCGGGTCTGGGCAACGGAGGGCTTGGCCGGCTGGCTGCTTGTTATGTGGAGTCGCTGGCCAGCCTGGAGATTCCGGCGACGGGTTATGGCATTCGCTACGAATTCGGCATCTTCGATCAGCTGATTGAAAACGGCTGGCAGGTGGAGATCACCGATAAGTGGCTGAAGGGCGGTTGGCCCTGGGAGGTGGTGTATCCCTACAAATCGTGCCGTGTTGGTTTCGGCGGCAGCACCCGCACCTTTCACGACAGCGACGGTCGGCTGCGGGTGCGATGGGAACCAGCGGAGCAAGCCCTGGGGATCCCTCACGATGTGCCCGTGCTCGGCTATGGGGTGAACACCTGCGGGCGGGTGCGGCTGTGGCGGGCCGTGGCTACGGAGAGCTTTGATTTCCGTGCTTTCAACAGTGGTGATTATCACGCTGCTGTGGAAGACAAGGTGAATAGTGAAACGCTCTCCAAGGTGTTGTATCCCAACGACGGCACCGACGCGGGGCGCCGCCTGCGGCTCAAGCAGCAGCATTTCTTTGTGAGCTGTTCGCTGCAGGACATGTTGCGCAGCCTGCAGGAGCGGGAGATCCCCATTGCCGAGTTTGAGCATCACTGGACGGTGCAGCTCAACGACACCCACCCAGCGATCGCGGTGGCTGAATTAATGCGATTGCTGGTGGATGAGCATCAGCTGGATTGGGATCAGGCCTGGGGGATCACGACCCGCTCGCTGGCTTACACCAACCACACCCTGCTACCAGAGGCTCTGGAGTGCTGGGGCTTGGGCCTGTTCGCGAGTTTGCTGCCGCGGCATCTGCAGATCATCTTTGAACTCAACAGCCGATTCCTGCAACAGGTGCGGCTGCGCTATCCCGGCCGCGACGACATCCTCAGCCGTGTATCGCTGATTGATGAGCGTGGCGGTAAAGCGGTGCGGATGGCTCACCTGGCTGCGCTTGGCTCCCATCACATCAACGGTGTAGCGGCATTGCACAGCCAGCTGGTGCAGCGTGATCTCTTCCCGGAGTTTGCGGCTCTATGGCCTGAGAAATTCACCAACGTCACCAACGGTGTGACGCCGCGCCGGTGGCTGGCTCTGGCCAATCCGCCCTTGGCTGCTCTGCTTGGCGAGTGTTTGGGGCAGGGCTGGCCCGTGCAGCCGCAGCGCTGGAGCGAGCTGGAGCGGCTCGCTGATGATTCGAGTTTCCTGGATCGTTGGGGGGCCTGTAAGCTGGCGGCCAAGCGCCAGCTCTCGAGCTTGATCGCCGAGCGTCATGACTTGCTGGTGGATCCCACCTCACTGTTTGATGTGCAGGTGAAGCGGATTCATGAATACAAGCGTCAGCACCTCAACGCTCTGCAGGTCATTGCTCGCTATTTGCGCATCAAGAAGGGCCTCACCGAAGGAATGGTGCCGCGCACGGTGGTATTCGCCGGTAAAGCGGCTCCTGGTTACTACTTGGCCAAGCTGATCATCCGCCTGATCAACGGCATTGCGGATGTGGTGAACCGCGACCCGGATTGCAAAGATCTGCTGAAGGTGGTGTTCCTTGCTGATTTCAATGTGAAATTGGCAGAGAAGATCTATCCGGCCGCTGATCTGTCGGAGCAGATCTCCACCGCTGGCCTTGAAGCCTCCGGTACCGGCAACATGAAATTCATGATGAACGGTGCTATCACCCTGGGCACCCTCGATGGCGCGAATGTCGAGATCCTTGAGCAGGTGGGCCATGAACACTTTGAGTTGTTCGGGCTGAGCACCGATGAAGTAGCTGCCTGGCGTGATTCGGGCTATCGGCCCTGGGAGGTGCTGCAGGGTTTGCCGATGCTGCAGGAGGTCGTTGAACTGCTCTATTCCGGTCACTTCAGCGAGGGCGACCGTGGCCTGTTTGCCCCCTTGCTGGATGGCCTTCTGCACTCGGATCCCTTCTTTGTGCTGGGTGATTTCGATGCTTATCAACAGGCGCAACAACGGATCGATGGCCGTTGGCTGGATCCGACCGGTTGGCGGCGATCATCCCTGATGAACACGGCGCGCAGCGGCTTCTTCTCCTCGGATCGCTCCGTTCAGGAGTATGCCGACCGTGTTTGGAAGGTGAAGCCTCTGCCCGTGGAGCTGGCCTGCTCCTTGGCGGAACAGCCCGCTGCATCGACATCCGACTGA
- a CDS encoding sigma-70 family RNA polymerase sigma factor — MAAQDSTRAWLDAVGRLPQGSSRLVISRGQQIRAADDPQATPAQRRAAARARSRMIKENLRLVVCIAKPYHARIQRSSALEFSDLLQAGTIGLIRAVEKFDPALGYSFSTYASWWIRQAIRREIEASESSIRLSARQQQMRLKAHFAPPGLSHDELAEYLGVEPRQLKELQEAWRASQVDSLDRPIEMGNDQLKLSDSLAAPLNRSLDHQDLQDVAARFRRKAPSEIAVFDRLAQGESQSEVARSMGITRQALNRRLERASKRLRLVDPSARELLADLA; from the coding sequence ATGGCAGCTCAAGACAGCACCCGCGCCTGGCTCGATGCCGTCGGCCGCTTGCCCCAGGGATCGTCGCGGCTGGTGATCAGCCGCGGCCAGCAGATTCGGGCGGCCGACGATCCCCAGGCCACCCCAGCCCAGCGCCGTGCGGCTGCCAGGGCACGCAGCCGCATGATCAAAGAGAACCTCCGCCTGGTGGTGTGTATTGCGAAGCCCTATCACGCTCGCATTCAGAGAAGTTCAGCGCTTGAGTTTTCGGATCTGCTTCAGGCCGGCACGATCGGTCTGATTCGTGCCGTGGAGAAATTTGACCCCGCCTTGGGCTATTCCTTTTCCACCTATGCCAGCTGGTGGATTCGCCAGGCGATTCGCCGTGAGATTGAGGCGAGCGAGAGTTCCATCCGCCTCTCAGCACGTCAGCAACAGATGCGGCTCAAAGCCCACTTTGCGCCGCCGGGCCTGAGCCACGATGAACTGGCTGAGTATCTGGGTGTGGAGCCGCGCCAGCTGAAGGAGCTGCAGGAGGCCTGGCGTGCATCGCAGGTGGATAGTCTCGATCGCCCGATCGAGATGGGGAACGACCAGCTCAAGTTGAGTGATTCTCTTGCGGCGCCCCTGAATCGTTCGCTGGATCATCAGGATCTGCAGGATGTCGCTGCGCGGTTTCGCCGCAAAGCACCCAGTGAGATCGCCGTATTCGATCGGTTGGCGCAGGGCGAAAGCCAGAGTGAGGTGGCCCGCAGCATGGGCATCACCCGTCAGGCATTGAATCGCCGCTTGGAGCGGGCCAGCAAACGTCTCCGCTTGGTGGATCCTTCTGCCCGCGAGTTGCTCGCCGATCTGGCCTGA